The following coding sequences lie in one Microbacterium sp. XT11 genomic window:
- a CDS encoding TetR/AcrR family transcriptional regulator, which produces MQRRRRDPEARRREIVAAAAELIVEIGVDALTHRKVASRAGVPLGATTQYFDTLDDLREAGVRALADEIEERIAVTRRAVVDGGVTPEVLARLIHEGLDDARAVQADRAVVTAAVHDPRVRELARFWSDEVVGFIAPVHGTDRARAAAVFIDGVLWHAQIHDEPLEERLIHDALAGILAPPTAPADSAPSADSAPFAASAPSADSAPSAASD; this is translated from the coding sequence GTGCAGCGGCGCAGACGCGACCCCGAGGCCCGACGCCGCGAGATCGTGGCCGCGGCGGCGGAGCTCATCGTCGAGATCGGCGTCGACGCCCTCACCCACCGCAAGGTCGCGTCGCGCGCCGGCGTGCCCCTCGGTGCGACGACGCAGTATTTCGACACCCTCGACGACCTGAGGGAAGCGGGCGTCCGGGCCCTCGCCGACGAGATCGAGGAGCGCATCGCGGTCACGCGCCGCGCCGTGGTCGACGGCGGCGTGACGCCCGAGGTCCTCGCGCGCCTCATCCATGAGGGCCTCGACGACGCGCGAGCCGTGCAGGCCGACCGCGCCGTCGTCACCGCGGCCGTGCACGACCCGCGCGTGCGCGAGCTCGCCCGGTTCTGGTCCGACGAAGTCGTCGGCTTCATCGCTCCCGTTCACGGAACGGACCGTGCCAGGGCGGCTGCCGTCTTCATCGACGGCGTACTCTGGCACGCCCAGATCCACGACGAGCCGCTCGAGGAACGCCTCATCCACGACGCCCTCGCCGGCATCCTCGCCCCGCCCACCGCACCCGCCGACTCCGCCCCATCCGCCGACTCCGCCCCGTTCGCAGCATCCGCCCCATCCGCCGACTCCGCCCCGTCCGCAGCATCCGACTAA
- a CDS encoding aldose 1-epimerase family protein: MNTASPTGTQVQLRRGQVTAQIAQVGASLRALRIGDVDLIARYPLDQPTPSCSGVVLVPWPNRVRDGRWTDGDTTRQLAITEPKFGNASHGLLRFTPYEIQQTDDAAVLRAAVYPQTGYPYLLDTSVSYDLGDDGIEVTHTITNRSRTAAPVAVGTHPFVTIGDVDPHDLVLRVPAATAIDVDERMLPTGTRPADPALRDGVRLGDVTFDTGFTDLTRDDDGRVRHTLTAPDGRTLTLWQGPGFDFVQVFTTTAYPGHSLALAIEPMTAPADALNSGAGIRRLDPGETWILHWGITLS; the protein is encoded by the coding sequence GTGAACACCGCATCCCCCACCGGCACTCAGGTTCAGCTCCGCCGCGGGCAGGTCACCGCTCAGATCGCGCAGGTCGGCGCCTCGCTCCGCGCGCTGCGGATCGGCGACGTCGACCTCATCGCGCGCTACCCCCTCGACCAGCCGACGCCGTCGTGCTCGGGCGTGGTGCTCGTGCCCTGGCCGAACCGCGTGCGCGACGGACGATGGACCGACGGCGACACCACGCGCCAGCTGGCCATCACCGAGCCGAAGTTCGGCAACGCCAGCCACGGCCTCCTGCGGTTCACGCCCTACGAGATCCAGCAGACCGACGACGCGGCCGTGCTGCGCGCCGCCGTCTATCCGCAGACGGGCTACCCCTATCTGCTCGACACCAGCGTCTCGTACGACCTCGGCGACGACGGCATCGAGGTCACCCATACGATCACGAACCGGTCGAGAACCGCCGCCCCCGTCGCCGTCGGCACGCATCCCTTCGTGACGATCGGCGACGTCGATCCGCACGACCTCGTCCTGCGGGTCCCCGCAGCGACAGCGATCGACGTCGACGAGCGGATGCTGCCGACGGGCACCCGTCCGGCCGACCCGGCCCTGCGTGACGGCGTCCGCCTGGGGGATGTCACGTTCGACACGGGCTTCACCGATCTCACCCGCGACGACGACGGACGCGTGCGCCACACGCTCACCGCGCCCGATGGACGGACGCTGACGCTGTGGCAGGGACCGGGCTTCGACTTCGTGCAGGTGTTCACGACCACCGCATACCCGGGGCACTCCCTCGCCCTCGCGATCGAGCCCATGACCGCACCGGCCGACGCCCTGAACAGCGGGGCTGGCATCCGCCGGCTCGACCCCGGTGAGACCTGGATCCTGCACTGGGGCATCACCCTCTCCTGA
- a CDS encoding efflux RND transporter permease subunit — translation MSKLAVLSLKNRALIALITIVAAVFGGIALTNLKQELIPSLELPALVVMSTYPGASPEVVENDVSTPIETAIQGVPGLESTTATSTTNASIVQATFTYGTNLATAEQKMQQAINRISSSLPEDVSPQVLSVSIDDFPVIQVAVTGFDDAENAQAELESVAIPKLEDVDGVNAAEIIGGVGQRITITPDAAKLALAGQSSQAISSALQQNGTLFPGGDITEGDQTLTVQTGAKITSVDEIAALPLVGTGLTIGDVASVVQEPDPKTSISRVDGKDALSISITKLPAANTVDVSHGVIAALDEIEEAFPDATFTIVFDQAPFIVQSIETLATEGLLGLAFAVIVILVFLLSIRSTLVTAISIPTSVLITFIGLQAFGYSLNILTLGALTIAIGRVVDDSIVVIENIKRHYVGDADKGDAIRLAVREVAAAVTASTITTVAVFLPIVFVGDMVGELFRPFAMTVTIAMVASLLVALTIVPVLAYWFLKPGKPLLDADGRAIDPEHPDAPPTPLQRGYRPILGWTLKHSGVTVALAVVVLGATLAAAPLMKVNFLSDSGQNTMTVTQDLGPTASLEAKSDAARAVEKALLDIDGIRHVQASIGSSGSALRDAFSGGAGVTYSVLTDGDADQEKLRADVQKAIDGLDDVGEVSVAASAGLGSSDIEVSVTASNSSDLEKATSAVVDELKGREGVGQVTDNLAAALPYLAVVVDRSAAAQHGLSEVAVGSIVSNTMRPQQAGSVEIDDTALTVYIAAPEPPTTAQALRELAIPTPTGIVQLQDLATVEERNGPTSITTEKGKRTATVTVPPASDNLAVATASVSAALAAVDLPAGAAATVGGVASQQADSFSQLGLAMLAAILIVYVVMVATFKSLRQPLLLLVSVPFAATGAILLQIVTGVPLGVASLIGVLMLIGIVVTNAIVLVDLVNQYREKGLSTAEAVMAGGEKRLRPILMTALATIFALTPMALGITGHGGVISQPLAIVVIGGLVSSTVLTLIVLPTLYNLVEGAKERRRARKGVGPDAGADGGRAADSGPELPGGGADAVGADADGGGADVGVAGGLPHAPQLTRRELRKRSAG, via the coding sequence TTGTCGAAACTCGCCGTCCTCAGCCTCAAGAACCGCGCTCTCATCGCCCTCATCACGATCGTCGCCGCCGTGTTCGGCGGCATCGCTCTGACGAACCTCAAGCAGGAGCTCATCCCGTCGCTCGAGCTGCCGGCACTCGTCGTGATGTCGACCTACCCCGGAGCCTCGCCCGAGGTCGTCGAGAACGACGTGTCGACGCCGATCGAGACGGCGATCCAGGGAGTGCCAGGACTCGAGTCGACCACGGCCACCAGCACGACGAACGCGTCGATCGTGCAGGCGACATTCACCTACGGCACGAACCTCGCCACGGCCGAGCAGAAGATGCAGCAGGCGATCAACCGCATCTCCTCGTCACTCCCCGAAGACGTCTCGCCCCAGGTGCTGTCGGTGTCGATCGACGACTTCCCCGTCATCCAGGTCGCCGTCACCGGGTTCGACGACGCCGAGAACGCGCAGGCGGAGCTCGAGAGCGTCGCCATCCCGAAGCTGGAGGACGTCGACGGCGTCAACGCCGCGGAGATCATCGGCGGCGTCGGGCAGCGCATCACCATCACTCCGGATGCCGCGAAGCTCGCGCTCGCCGGACAGAGCAGCCAGGCCATCAGCTCGGCGCTGCAGCAGAACGGCACGCTGTTCCCCGGCGGAGACATCACCGAGGGAGACCAGACCCTCACGGTGCAGACGGGCGCCAAGATCACCTCGGTCGACGAGATCGCCGCGCTCCCGCTCGTCGGAACCGGCCTCACGATCGGCGATGTCGCCTCCGTCGTGCAGGAGCCCGACCCGAAGACGTCGATCTCGCGCGTCGACGGCAAGGATGCCCTGTCGATCTCGATCACCAAGCTGCCCGCCGCCAACACGGTCGACGTGTCGCACGGCGTGATCGCGGCGCTCGACGAGATCGAGGAGGCCTTCCCCGACGCGACCTTCACGATCGTGTTCGACCAGGCGCCGTTCATCGTGCAGTCGATCGAGACGCTCGCAACCGAAGGTCTGCTCGGACTCGCGTTCGCCGTGATCGTGATCCTCGTGTTCCTGCTGTCGATCCGCTCGACCCTCGTCACCGCGATCTCGATCCCGACCAGCGTGCTCATCACGTTCATCGGGCTGCAGGCGTTCGGCTACTCGCTGAACATCCTCACCCTCGGCGCGCTGACGATCGCGATCGGCCGCGTGGTCGACGACTCCATCGTCGTCATCGAGAACATCAAGCGGCACTACGTGGGAGACGCCGACAAGGGCGACGCGATCCGACTGGCCGTGCGCGAGGTCGCCGCGGCCGTCACGGCATCCACCATCACCACGGTCGCCGTGTTCCTGCCGATCGTCTTCGTCGGCGACATGGTCGGCGAGCTGTTCCGGCCGTTCGCGATGACGGTCACCATCGCGATGGTGGCGTCGCTGCTCGTCGCGCTCACGATCGTCCCGGTGCTCGCCTACTGGTTCCTCAAGCCCGGCAAGCCGCTGCTCGACGCCGACGGGCGCGCCATCGACCCCGAGCATCCGGATGCTCCGCCGACGCCGCTGCAGCGTGGCTACCGGCCGATCCTCGGCTGGACGCTCAAGCACTCGGGCGTCACCGTAGCGCTCGCCGTCGTCGTCCTCGGCGCGACCCTGGCCGCGGCACCGCTGATGAAGGTGAACTTCCTCAGTGATTCCGGCCAGAACACCATGACCGTGACGCAGGACCTCGGCCCCACCGCGAGCCTCGAGGCCAAATCGGATGCCGCGCGCGCGGTGGAGAAGGCGCTCCTCGACATCGACGGCATCCGGCACGTGCAGGCGTCCATCGGTTCGAGCGGCTCAGCGCTGCGCGACGCGTTCTCCGGCGGAGCCGGCGTCACCTACTCGGTGCTCACCGACGGAGACGCCGACCAGGAGAAGCTGCGCGCCGACGTGCAGAAGGCGATCGACGGGCTCGACGACGTCGGCGAGGTCTCGGTCGCGGCATCCGCGGGGCTCGGGTCGAGCGACATCGAGGTGTCGGTCACGGCGTCGAACTCGAGCGATCTCGAGAAGGCGACGTCGGCGGTCGTCGACGAGCTGAAGGGCCGAGAGGGCGTCGGCCAGGTCACCGACAACCTCGCAGCAGCCCTCCCGTACCTCGCCGTCGTCGTCGACCGCAGCGCGGCAGCGCAGCACGGACTGTCCGAGGTCGCCGTCGGCTCGATCGTGTCGAACACGATGCGTCCGCAGCAGGCGGGATCGGTCGAGATCGACGACACCGCGCTCACGGTGTACATCGCCGCGCCGGAGCCTCCGACCACCGCGCAGGCGCTGCGCGAGCTCGCCATCCCGACCCCGACCGGCATCGTGCAGCTGCAGGACCTCGCGACGGTCGAGGAGCGCAACGGCCCCACTTCCATCACCACCGAGAAGGGCAAGCGCACCGCGACCGTCACCGTGCCACCGGCATCCGACAACCTCGCTGTGGCGACGGCATCCGTGTCCGCTGCGCTCGCCGCCGTCGATCTGCCGGCCGGGGCCGCGGCCACGGTGGGCGGGGTCGCCTCGCAGCAGGCCGACTCGTTCTCGCAGCTCGGCCTGGCGATGCTCGCCGCCATCCTCATCGTCTACGTGGTGATGGTCGCGACCTTCAAGTCGCTGCGGCAGCCGCTGCTGCTGCTCGTGTCGGTGCCGTTCGCCGCGACCGGCGCGATCCTGCTGCAGATCGTCACCGGGGTGCCGCTGGGCGTCGCCTCGCTGATCGGTGTGCTGATGCTCATCGGAATCGTGGTGACGAACGCCATCGTGCTCGTCGACCTCGTGAACCAGTATCGTGAGAAGGGGCTGTCGACCGCCGAGGCCGTCATGGCGGGAGGGGAGAAGCGTCTGCGGCCGATCCTCATGACGGCGCTCGCGACGATCTTCGCGCTCACCCCGATGGCGCTCGGGATCACCGGCCACGGCGGGGTCATCTCGCAGCCGCTCGCGATCGTCGTGATCGGCGGGCTCGTGTCGTCGACCGTGCTCACCCTCATCGTGCTGCCGACCCTGTACAACCTCGTCGAGGGGGCGAAAGAGCGGCGCCGTGCGCGCAAGGGCGTCGGACCCGACGCCGGGGCCGACGGTGGCCGGGCCGCGGATTCTGGGCCGGAGCTGCCCGGAGGCGGTGCCGACGCGGTCGGTGCGGATGCTGACGGCGGTGGTGCCGACGTCGGCGTCGCCGGTGGCCTGCCGCACGCTCCGCAGCTCACGCGTAGGGAGCTGCGCAAGCGCTCGGCCGGCTGA